The proteins below are encoded in one region of Doryrhamphus excisus isolate RoL2022-K1 chromosome 4, RoL_Dexc_1.0, whole genome shotgun sequence:
- the LOC131127560 gene encoding E3 ubiquitin-protein ligase KCMF1-like, with product MSRHEGVSCDACLKGNFRGRRYKCLICYDYDLCASCYESGATTTRHTTEHPMQCILTRVDFDLYYGGEAFSVEQPQAFTCPYCGRMGYTEMSLQEHVAAEHTETSTEVICPICAALPGGDPNHVTDDFAAHLTLEHRAPRDLDESSGVRHVRRMFHPGRGLGGPRARRSNMHFTSNTTGGLSTSQNSSQSSNYSREAMDPIAELLSQLSGVRRSAGGQLSSGPSASQLQQLQMQLQLERQQAQAARQQLETARNATRGGSRANAILNANSAAANPNLSANHNSNPSPNPGQLESHTQHTAHSSQFLLSRLSEPRLSEAERQLCEAQWADRSLFVTELLLSTLLPDGDASASSSEDEDDCPGSLRSFADFQSMGCVEVMTLDVALENLNLKETAPPAKTTKTATKTTQAKKEPPAPPL from the exons ATGTCCCGTCATGAAG GCGTGAGCTGTGATGCGTGTTTAAAAGGCAACTTCCGAGGGCGACGCTACAAATGTTTGATCTGCTACGACTACGACCTGTGCGCATCGTGCTACGAGAGTGGTGCCACCACCACCAGACACACCACGGAACATCCCATGCAGTGTATATTAACCCGTGTCGACTTTG ACTTGTATTACGGTGGAGAAGCGTTCTCGGTGGAGCAGCCACAGGCCTTCACGTGTCCCTACTGTGGCAGGATGGGCTACACTGAGATGTCCCTGCAGGAGCACGTGGCTGCAGAGCACACAGAAACCTCCACCGAAGTG ATATGCCCCATTTGTGCAGCACTGCCAGGCGGCGACCCTAATCATGTGACAGACGACTTTGCTGCTCATCTCACACTTGAACACAGAGCACCCAGAGACTTG GACGAGTCAAGTGGGGTGCGGCACGTGCGGAGAATGTTCCACCCCGGACGTGGACTGGGAGGTCCTCGGGCCCGCCGGTCCAACATGCACTTCACCAGCAACACCACCGGGGGGCTCTCGACCAGTCAGAACTCCTCACAGAGCTCCAACTACAGCCGGGAGGCCATGGACCCCATCGCAG AGCTTTTATCCCAGCTTTCGGGCGTACGTCGCTCAGCAGGCGGCCAGCTCAGCTCGGGCCCCTCAGCGTCACAGCTGCAGCAGCTCCAGATGCAACTACAGCTCGAACGCCAGCAGGCGCAGGCGGCACGGCAGCAGCTGGAGACGGCCCGGAATGCCACGCGAGGGGGCAGCCGCGCCAACGCCATACTCAATGCCAACTCTGCCGCGGCCAACCCCAACCTGAGCGCCAACCACAACAGCAACCCCAGCCCCAACCCGGGCCAATTGGAGAGCCACACGCAGCACACGGCGCATAGCTCTCAGTTTCTACTCAGCAG GCTCAGCGAACCGCGGCTGTCAGAGGCCGAACGCCAGCTATGTGAGGCCCAGTGGGCCGACAGAAGCTTGTTTGTGACAGAGCTGCTGCTGTCTACGCTGCTGCCCGACGGCGACGCCTCAGCCTCGTCCTCTGAGGATGAGGACGACTGTCCCGGCTCGTTGCGGAGCTTCGCCGACTTCCAGTCCATGGGCTGTGTGGAGGTCATGACCCTGGACGTGGCCCTGGAGAACCTCAACCTCAAAGAGACCGCCCCACCCGCTAAGACCACCAAAACAGCCACGAAAACAACGCAGGCAAAAAAAGAGCCGCCTGCCCCGCCTCTTTGA
- the lipg gene encoding endothelial lipase: MNQKDYLLRTLLLLLLCAAAFTLGQNSFGGGAGGSDEFANESGSLDGTIKYNMRKSLDLDQEGCYLQAGKKECLQECGFNATAKTIFIIHGWTMSGMFESWMQKLVSAVMQRESEANVVVVDWISMAQQLYPDAVNHTHTVGLDIAAMLDWLQDELHLPLENVHLIGYSLGAHVAGYAGTHVRGSVGRITGLDPAGPMFEGVEEDKRLSPDDADFVDVLHTYTREALGVSIGIQQPIGDIDIYPNGGDVQPGCALGDVLAVAGNFMEVMKCEHERAVHLFVDSLMNKDHVSFAFQCTDSDRFKKGICLSCRKNRCNNIGYNTRKMRKRRNSKMYLKTRADMPFGGYHYQMKMHVFNRKQSDNADPTFHVKLFGAHHDTEDIFVDVHDETVGLNLTNTFLVFTEQDIGDLLKIHLSWEGDADSLSSVWKNIKKTFWAWNTTPPTPVLEVRRIRVKSGETQKKYTFCAQDQSKTEISPGETIVFVKCRDGWEVKPRKRVPM; encoded by the exons ATGAATCAGAAAGACTATTTGTTGCGGacgcttctgctgctgctgttgtgtgcTGCTGCATTTACCCTCGGACAAAACAGCTTTGGAG gtggagctggaggatcGGATGAGTTTGCAAATGAAAGCGGCTCTCTGGATGGCACCATCAAGTATAACATGAGGAAGAGTTTAGATCTGGACCAGGAGGGCTGCTATCTGCAGGCTGGCAAGAAGGAGTGTCTGCAGGAGTGTGGCTTCAACGCCACAGCCAAgaccatcttcatcatccatGGCTGGACG atgAGCGGCATGTTTGAAAGCTGGATGCAGAAGCTGGTGTCTGCTGTCATGCAGCGAGAAAGCGAGGCTAACGTGGTAGTAGTGGATTGGATATCCATGGCGCAGCAGTTGTACCCTGATGCggtcaaccacacacacaccgtcGGCCTGGACATCGCGGCCATGCTGGACTGGCTTCAG GATGAGCTACATTTGCCTCTGGAGAATGTGCACCTGATCGGCTACAGCTTAGGTGCCCACGTAGCAGGCTACGCTGGAACCCACGTTCGAGGGTCCGTCGGGAGAATCACCG GTTTGGACCCGGCAGGGCCGATGTTTGAGGGTGTGGAGGAGGACAAGCGCCTCTCTCCGGATGATGCAGACTTTGTAGATGTTCTTCACACCTACACCCGGGAAGCTTTAGGGGTGAGCATCGGTATTCAACAGCCAATCGGTGATATCGATATCTACCCCAACGGCGGTGACGTCCAACCCGGGTGCGCACTTGGCGATGTGTTGGCAGTCGCTGGAA ATTTCATGGAGGTGATGAAATGTGAACACGAACGAGCCGTGCACCTGTTTGTGGACTCCTTGATGAACAAGGACCACGTCAGCTTTGCCTTCCAGTGCACAGACTCGGACCGCTTCAAGAAGGGCATTTGTCTGAGCTGCCGCAAGAACCGCTGCAATAACATTGGCTACAACACCCGTAAGATGCGCAAGAGGCGGAACAGCAAAATGTACCTGAAGACGCGTGCAGACATGCCCTTTGGAG gctacCACTACCAGATGAAGATGCACGTGTTCAACAGGAAGCAGTCTGATAACGCAGACCCAACGTTCCATGTCAAGTTGTTCGGCGCCCATCATGACActgaagacatttttgttgaCGT CCATGACGAAACAGTCGGCCTGAACCTGACAAACACCTTCCTGGTGTTTACCGAGCAGGACATCGGCGATTTGCTGAAGATCCACCTGAGCTGGGAAGGCGACGCCGACTCCTTGAGCTCTGTctggaaaaacatcaaaaagaCGTTCTGGGCCTGGAATACGACACCTCCGACACCTGTCCTGGAAGTCCGACGGATTCGTGTGAAATCTGGAGAAACTCAGAAGAA GTATACGTTCTGTGCCCAAGACCAATCCAAAACGGAAATCTCTCCAGGTGAAACAATCGTTTTCGTCAAGTGTCGTGATGGCTGGGAAGTGAAGCCAAGGAAACG AGTGCCCATGTAA